Part of the Acidimicrobiales bacterium genome is shown below.
GCAGCAGCCCGTCTGCGCATCCAGGCTCCAGAGGCTCGACCAGACCCCCTACCCCGGCAAACCCCACGGCGGTCGGATCCGAGCGGGCCAGTACGGCAACCCGAACTGTCGACGGATCAAACAACTCGAACGATCCGACATACGGATCGTCGACGGCCACCGCATCAACAAGGGCCAGATCGTCCGGCCGGCCGGCCCCCAGCGGTGTAACCCGGATCACGGTGGCCGGCCGGGCCACGTCGGCCACCACACACCGCCCTGTGGCCAAATAGCCGGCCGCCGCCCCGGCCACCGTCGGTTCGACGAGCAGGGCGAAGGCGTTGTTGGTCCCGGTCGACAGGGGGATCACTGGCAGGTCAGGCCAACCGCGGGCTGCCGCCCGGTTGGTACCGTCCCCGCCCAGGACCACCACCACGGCGCACTCAGCCTCTCTCATGGCCCGCACAGCAGCCACCGTGTCCTCCTCGGTGAAGGTCAGGTCCAGGTCCAGCCACGACAGATCGACGTCGCGCATGGTCTCGGTAGCCCGCCGCACGATTCGGTGCGGGTCGTGGTGGACCACGAACCGACTGGCTCCGGCCTCCCGGGCACCACGGACAACCCGACGGACCACGTTGGCCTTGTCCTCCACGGTGACGGTTCCCGCCGCGGCTACGGCCCGGCGGACATCGGTCCCCGAGCGCGGGTTGACCACGATTCCGATCGGTCGACCCGGGGGTCTGTCCACCATGGGCCGGACCGTACCGGTCGCCGCTAAGGGAGCCCGAACGGGGTGGCTGCCACCCGCCTGGCGCCGTGACGGGGGTCGTGGTGGCTTCCCAACCTGGCAAAGAAGCGGAGATCGGTCAGCACCCGGGGGCCCGGCGGGGGCTCAGCCGTAGTCGTAAAAGCCCCGGCCCGTCTTTCGACC
Proteins encoded:
- a CDS encoding NAD(+)/NADH kinase; translated protein: MVDRPPGRPIGIVVNPRSGTDVRRAVAAAGTVTVEDKANVVRRVVRGAREAGASRFVVHHDPHRIVRRATETMRDVDLSWLDLDLTFTEEDTVAAVRAMREAECAVVVVLGGDGTNRAAARGWPDLPVIPLSTGTNNAFALLVEPTVAGAAAGYLATGRCVVADVARPATVIRVTPLGAGRPDDLALVDAVAVDDPYVGSFELFDPSTVRVAVLARSDPTAVGFAGVGGLVEPLEPGCADGLLLRFGPAEHCDRVVRGPTAPGHYDDLGLAEVRRLAPGEGVEVAGPLLLAFDGERKRRLADGERVVLSVRADGPWVVDVGVVMALASADGTYLR